The following are encoded together in the Vibrio splendidus genome:
- the hemA gene encoding glutamyl-tRNA reductase has protein sequence MSLLAVGINHNTASVELREKVAFGPDKLSEALKQLNANAHVNGSVILSTCNRTEVYCDVKGVAKNKLIDWLSVFHQVSPEELKPSIYIHEEQAAIKHLMRVACGLDSLVLGEPQILGQVKQAYTDSRENKSVDASMEKLFQKSFSVAKRVRTETEIGGSAVSVAYAACTLAKHIFESIADSTVLLVGAGETIELVAKHLSANGCTKMIVANRTRERALGLAEEFGAEVISLNEIPDHLHRADIVISSTASPLPIIGKGMVETALKTRKHQPMLLVDIAVPRDVESQVGDLNDAYLYSVDDLQSIVDGNIEQRKVEAIQAEAIVSEESAAFMSWMRSLQAVDSIRDYRKSANEIREDLLSKSLQSLAAGGDPEKVLLELSNKLTNKLIHAPTRALQSAAEQGEPAKLMVIRQSLGLENPQ, from the coding sequence ATGTCTTTGCTTGCCGTAGGTATCAATCACAATACAGCGTCGGTTGAATTGCGAGAAAAAGTCGCTTTTGGTCCAGATAAATTATCTGAGGCACTCAAGCAACTTAACGCAAATGCACACGTAAATGGAAGTGTCATACTTTCTACCTGTAATCGAACTGAAGTGTATTGTGACGTCAAAGGCGTGGCAAAAAACAAGCTCATCGATTGGTTGTCAGTTTTCCATCAAGTTAGCCCTGAAGAGCTAAAACCCAGCATTTATATCCATGAAGAGCAGGCCGCGATTAAACATTTAATGCGCGTAGCTTGTGGTTTGGACTCCTTGGTATTGGGTGAGCCGCAGATCTTAGGTCAGGTGAAGCAAGCTTATACGGACTCGCGAGAGAACAAATCTGTTGATGCTTCAATGGAAAAACTGTTCCAGAAATCATTTTCTGTCGCCAAGCGTGTTCGAACTGAAACTGAAATTGGCGGAAGCGCGGTATCTGTTGCTTACGCAGCCTGTACGTTAGCTAAACACATCTTTGAGTCGATTGCCGATTCAACCGTTTTATTGGTTGGTGCGGGTGAGACGATTGAATTGGTGGCTAAACACCTTTCTGCGAATGGCTGCACTAAGATGATAGTGGCTAACCGAACTCGTGAGCGTGCTTTAGGGCTAGCTGAAGAGTTTGGTGCTGAAGTGATCAGCCTGAATGAGATTCCTGACCATTTGCATAGAGCGGATATCGTGATCAGCTCAACTGCAAGCCCGCTGCCTATTATTGGTAAGGGCATGGTTGAAACCGCACTGAAGACAAGAAAACATCAACCTATGTTGTTGGTTGATATTGCAGTTCCTCGTGATGTGGAATCTCAGGTCGGCGATCTGAATGATGCTTACCTATATTCCGTTGACGATTTGCAGTCGATCGTTGATGGCAATATTGAACAACGAAAAGTAGAAGCGATTCAAGCTGAAGCAATAGTTAGTGAAGAAAGCGCCGCGTTTATGAGTTGGATGCGTTCACTGCAAGCGGTAGACAGTATTCGTGATTACCGTAAATCGGCCAATGAAATCCGAGAAGATTTATTAAGTAAGAGTTTACAATCACTTGCCGCTGGCGGTGACCCTGAGAAAGTCTTACTTGAGCTAAGTAATAAGCTCACAAACAAATTGATCCATGCTCCAACGCGTGCACTTCAAAGTGCAGCTGAGCAAGGAGAACCTGCAAAATTAATGGTCATTAGACAGAGTTTGGGCTTAGAAAACCCTCAATAA
- the pth gene encoding aminoacyl-tRNA hydrolase, translating to MSQQIKLLVGLANPGPEYAKTRHNAGAWVVEELARVHNVTLKNEPKFFGLTGRIMVHGEDLRLLIPTTFMNLSGKAVAALAKFYQIKPEEIMVAHDELDLPPGIGKFKKGGGHGGHNGLKDIISKQGNNKEFYRLRLGIGHPGHKDKVAGYVLGKAPAKEQECIEAVVDESVRSLDILLKDGLPKAQNRLHTFKAE from the coding sequence TTGAGCCAACAAATAAAACTTCTCGTTGGACTGGCTAATCCAGGTCCAGAATACGCCAAAACTCGCCACAATGCGGGTGCTTGGGTAGTTGAAGAATTAGCGCGTGTACATAACGTGACACTAAAGAACGAACCAAAGTTCTTTGGCCTAACGGGTCGTATCATGGTTCATGGTGAAGATCTTCGCTTGCTGATCCCAACGACTTTTATGAACTTGTCAGGCAAAGCGGTTGCTGCCTTAGCAAAGTTCTACCAAATTAAACCAGAAGAGATCATGGTCGCTCACGATGAGTTAGATCTTCCTCCAGGTATTGGAAAGTTTAAAAAAGGTGGTGGTCATGGTGGACATAATGGTCTGAAAGACATCATCAGCAAGCAGGGTAACAATAAAGAATTCTATCGTCTTAGATTAGGCATTGGCCATCCAGGACACAAAGATAAAGTTGCAGGTTATGTATTAGGCAAAGCTCCTGCGAAAGAGCAAGAGTGTATCGAGGCTGTCGTTGACGAATCGGTTCGTAGCCTAGACATCTTATTAAAAGATGGCCTACCAAAAGCACAAAATCGCTTACATACGTTCAAAGCAGAATAA
- the lolB gene encoding lipoprotein insertase outer membrane protein LolB: MSKLRKITSLIFITIIMVGCSSIPEQPTSVEWQSHQDRLLQIENYQASGKLAYISPEQRQSLNFIWKHSPNQSQLRLTTFLGQTALNLTIDPSGAKVVTYDDQVFTHASASVLVEQLTGLQIPIDHLPQWFLGIPDQADSYQLNTTNTLESLTKQVSNQLWTLNFDNYRNTEMPSTLLSGEDNKNSSEDNTKVETIPLPTRLSFKQDENKINIVVSKWTLKK; the protein is encoded by the coding sequence ATGAGCAAGCTTCGTAAAATCACGTCTCTTATTTTTATAACCATAATTATGGTGGGTTGCTCGTCTATCCCAGAACAACCGACCAGCGTCGAGTGGCAAAGTCACCAAGATCGGCTTTTACAGATAGAAAACTATCAAGCCTCAGGCAAGCTCGCTTACATTTCTCCAGAGCAACGCCAAAGCCTAAATTTCATTTGGAAGCATTCACCAAATCAGAGTCAATTAAGACTGACCACTTTCCTTGGTCAAACCGCCTTGAACCTCACCATAGATCCATCGGGTGCCAAGGTAGTCACTTATGATGACCAAGTTTTTACTCATGCAAGTGCTTCCGTTCTTGTGGAACAACTTACTGGATTACAGATTCCCATTGACCATTTACCACAATGGTTCCTTGGCATTCCAGATCAAGCCGATAGCTACCAATTGAACACCACCAACACGCTTGAATCTCTCACCAAACAAGTTAGCAACCAACTATGGACACTGAATTTTGATAACTATCGAAATACAGAGATGCCGAGTACACTATTATCTGGTGAAGACAACAAGAACTCTAGTGAAGACAACACTAAGGTAGAGACAATCCCACTCCCTACTCGATTGTCATTCAAGCAAGACGAGAACAAAATCAACATTGTAGTTTCGAAGTGGACACTGAAAAAATGA
- a CDS encoding ribose-phosphate pyrophosphokinase has product MPDMKLFAGNATPELAQRIADRLYISLGDATVDRFSDGEVAVQINENVRGSDVFLIQSTCAPTNDNLMELVVMIDAMRRASAGRITAVIPYFGYARQDRRVRSARVPITAKVVADFLSNVGVDRVLTIDLHAEQIQGFFDVPVDNIFGTPVLLEDMANRGLENPVVVSPDLGGVVRARATAKALGDVDIAIVDKRRPRANVSEVMNLIGDVEGRDCVIVDDMIDTGGTLCKAAEALKERGAKRVFAYATHAVFSGTAAENIRNSVLDQVIVTDSIKLSPEMAATGKVTELSLSRMLAEAIRRISNEESISAMFN; this is encoded by the coding sequence GTGCCTGATATGAAGCTATTTGCTGGTAACGCAACACCTGAACTAGCCCAACGTATTGCTGATCGTCTATACATCTCTCTTGGCGATGCTACTGTAGACCGTTTTTCTGATGGCGAAGTCGCTGTTCAAATCAATGAAAACGTTCGTGGTAGCGATGTATTCCTGATTCAATCAACTTGTGCACCAACCAATGACAACCTTATGGAATTGGTGGTAATGATTGACGCAATGCGCCGAGCTTCTGCTGGCCGTATTACTGCTGTAATCCCTTACTTCGGTTATGCCCGTCAAGATCGTCGTGTACGTTCTGCTCGTGTGCCTATTACTGCAAAAGTTGTTGCAGATTTCCTTTCTAACGTTGGTGTTGACCGCGTTCTTACTATCGACCTACACGCAGAGCAAATCCAAGGCTTCTTCGATGTACCTGTTGATAACATCTTCGGTACTCCAGTTCTTCTAGAAGACATGGCTAACCGTGGCCTAGAAAACCCAGTTGTGGTTTCTCCAGACCTTGGTGGTGTTGTACGTGCTCGTGCAACCGCTAAAGCGCTAGGTGATGTTGACATCGCTATCGTTGATAAGCGTCGTCCACGTGCTAACGTTTCTGAAGTAATGAACCTAATCGGTGATGTTGAAGGCCGTGACTGTGTTATCGTTGATGACATGATCGATACTGGTGGCACACTGTGTAAAGCAGCTGAAGCGCTTAAAGAGCGCGGTGCTAAGCGTGTATTCGCTTACGCTACTCACGCTGTATTCTCTGGTACTGCTGCAGAAAACATCCGTAACTCAGTTCTAGACCAAGTTATTGTTACAGATTCAATCAAGCTTTCTCCAGAGATGGCTGCGACAGGCAAAGTTACTGAGCTAAGCCTTTCTCGCATGCTTGCTGAAGCAATTCGCCGCATCAGCAACGAAGAATCAATCTCAGCGATGTTTAACTAA
- the ispE gene encoding 4-(cytidine 5'-diphospho)-2-C-methyl-D-erythritol kinase: MITTPTHWPSPAKLNLFLYITGRRDNGYHELQTLFQFVEFGDELTVSANSETSSITITPEIPGVALEDNLIWKAATALQQYTSTSFGADIELKKVLPMGGGIGGGSSNAATVLVALNYLWRLNLSDDQLAEIGLQLGADVPVFVRGHAAFAEGVGEQLQPANPDEKWYLVVKPQVSIATVDIFTHSELTRNTPKRALATLLEQEYVNDCEKIVRMLYPEVDKQLSWLLQYAPSRLTGTGSCVFAEFSSKKEAESVLEQLPDTVSAFVARGRNISPLKETLAEYQSAHPQSI, translated from the coding sequence ATGATAACAACGCCAACCCACTGGCCTTCTCCGGCTAAACTGAATTTATTTCTCTATATCACTGGCCGACGCGATAATGGTTATCACGAACTTCAGACCTTATTTCAGTTTGTCGAGTTTGGCGATGAACTGACGGTTAGTGCAAACTCAGAAACTAGCTCGATAACAATCACACCAGAAATTCCTGGGGTAGCACTTGAAGACAACTTGATCTGGAAAGCCGCTACTGCGCTGCAGCAATATACCTCAACGTCTTTCGGTGCGGATATTGAACTCAAGAAAGTGCTGCCTATGGGAGGCGGTATTGGCGGAGGCTCTTCAAATGCAGCAACCGTGCTGGTCGCGCTTAATTATTTATGGCGACTCAACCTCTCGGATGATCAACTTGCCGAAATCGGTTTGCAGCTTGGTGCAGACGTTCCGGTCTTCGTTCGAGGCCACGCCGCCTTTGCTGAAGGGGTTGGAGAACAGCTACAGCCTGCTAATCCGGATGAAAAATGGTATCTCGTTGTTAAGCCTCAAGTGAGCATAGCAACTGTAGACATATTCACACATTCAGAATTAACTCGAAATACGCCGAAGCGAGCACTAGCAACGCTTCTAGAGCAAGAATACGTAAACGATTGCGAAAAAATTGTGCGAATGCTGTACCCAGAGGTTGATAAGCAACTTTCATGGCTGCTACAATACGCGCCGTCGAGATTGACTGGTACGGGTTCATGCGTTTTTGCTGAATTTAGCAGCAAAAAAGAAGCCGAATCGGTGCTAGAGCAACTGCCTGACACAGTTTCCGCGTTTGTCGCGAGAGGACGAAACATTTCGCCTTTGAAAGAAACTTTGGCTGAATACCAATCAGCCCACCCACAATCTATTTAA